Part of the Novipirellula artificiosorum genome, AGGGTATCGCGAATCTGTCCCAGTTTGGACATTTCTCCGTTGGCGTCATCGACCGGCAACTCATGGGCGGCGTCAAACAATTCGGCATAGTCGGCCACCGCACTGCGACTGGCCATGGCGATCGAAAAGATGCTGTGTGCCGGCCCAAGCATGATGCTAGTCATCAGCAGATTGATGAACCCGAGTCCAATCAAACCGGCTAAATGCAGTTTGGGATTTCCGGCAGCACTGATTCCAAGCACGGACGCAAGCACGCCAACGAAGAAAACGCCTGCAAGTATCGCCGAGACATTCGCCCAAATCGACAACCAGCGACGCGACTCGAGCCATCGCTCACCGCCGGCCCACGAAGCAAAGCGATCAGGATCCCCGCTGCTTTCGGCAACCTTTCGCGAAAGCATGTAAAAACGGATCCGTTCCTCGCGCAATGGAGCGAGCGTTTCAATCGCTCGAGTCCGTGGGATTGCCTCGGCGGCGATCGCAGGTCCGGTCAACCACGACGCAAGTGTACGAATACCCGGAGTGGTCGCGGTCATCGATACCAAGTGAAACAATGATGCCTTGCCAAGCAAATCCAAGTCGGTTGCGACGTCATGCTGAGCGGTGGGCAGTTCAATTTCCGATAATTGGCGGCTCAGGGTGGCGGTTGCCAGTCGCTGCCAATCTCGTTCGATTCGGGCGATCAGACGACGAACAACGGAGCGTTCACGACGAAGGGATTCTAGCTGATCACGAACCGGTTCATTCAAAATGACTGTGGTAAGAAAGCCGGCCAGCGCGATCCAACCGATCGGCCATGCCGATGGCATGCCGCCAAAGTGGGTCCCGAGAAACAGAAAGACAATCGCCAACAGAAACAAGACCACCCGAGCGGTGCCGAATTTCCGATCGCGAATCTTCAACAAGCTTCGCGCCGCTTCGATCTGTTGCAACTGAGTGCGATACCGATCAAGTGCGTCATCACCGTTGCCAACGTTTGTTCCTGAGATGGCGGTTGAATCGGTCAAGCGGGATCACCTTCCATCGATGAACGGCGAAAACGTGAGTTGGAAGTAGCCGAAACGACTTTCGCTGCGATCCGGTCTTGGAGATTGGGACGGAAAATGGTCAACAACAACAACGGCAAGAACCACGCAATGTACAAGCCGCCACCGTAGCCATGCCAGAATTGGGCCGCAACCATCACCGCAGCCGAACAACCAATCAACGTGCCGAGATTCTTCTGCGCAGGCCAGGCGGCGAGGAACGAACACAGGATCACAAATGCAACGATGACCGGTAGTCGCCAAATGGGATTCCAACCCAGCCCCCAAATTCCACCCAGACGCGCCTGTTCCACCTCGGGTTTGAATAGACCAAACATCGTTCGCAGATGCTCAATCAGTGATTCCGTCCCTGCGAACGACAACAACATCATCAGCAATCCGAGCATGGCGCCAACACCGATCAGGAACCGCCAGACACCGCGGCGCCAATAGAAACTGATCCAAAGCGGCAACAGAAACAGCGGGTAGTAGACCAAGCCCGAGGCAAGACCAAGGAAGATGCCGGCGAACAAGGGTTTGCGATAACATAGAACGGCCCATAGCAGTAACGCCGCAGGCAACGCATGGTCCACACGGCCGGTGTACTGCGCGGTGTAGGGCAACATCAAGTACAGCGTCGCGCAGCCCACACCGGCCTTGATGTTGCTGAAGTGCCAATTGCCGATCAGCACGATGCCGATCACGATGGCCGCGTGAGCTGCGATGGCAAGGACCTTGGCAAGGGTCGCGAGGTGAGCTTGAGGTTCGGTCAGTTCGGGTTCGGTCGCGGGTGCACCCGCGGCCAATGCATCGGTAACCGGTCGCGTTGGAATCGCCGGCAACATGTTCATCAACGCATATCCCGGCCCCAGTTTGGGGCCCTGCTCGATCTGAATGCGCGGCGTGCTATTGACCACATTGGCCATCATGAAAATGAACAACGAGACGCCGATGAACGTCAATCCGCCACTGGTGAGATTCGGATCCAATTGGGGACGGCGAACCATCAAAGGGTCAAGTAGCAGTCGAGTGAGAATCAGAAATTGGATCAAGAACAAGTAGATGAACCCGTAGCGACGGATGGACGCCGGTTCGACATCGCTATCGCTATCGGACGTCATCGGAGCCATCGCGACCGGGGCGTTCTCTTCCAAGCCGTCTTCAACCGGTGGCGCGGCGTCGATCGAGTCTGCAGCTGCGTCCGTTGCTTGAGGCAATGGAGCTAACAAGGAGACGAAGAATTCTCGGCTGGTGACCGACAACGGACCTTGTTGAGGCGGTTGTTGGCGCGCCGACGTTTGGCTTGCAGATGCGTCTTGGTTGCCGCCGCCTCCCGTCGGCATCGGTGGGGCGTGCCGCTGCGCGACCACTTCCGATTCGATCTCTTGGATTTGACGTTGCCATCCTTTGTGGACCATCAACAGTCCGGGCGCGAGCAGGATCAGCAGGATCACGTCGAGGTTGCGGAAACTCCAAAACCGATGGAAAACGAAAAACAACCCAATCGTCAAGAATGACGACAGGTAAACCCAAGTGGTTGGGTCAGGACGCCTGTAATAGAGCAGGATTTCGCTCATCAAGTTGAAGCAACGTTGGTTGCCGCTCGCTTTCACGTCACTCGATACTAAGAAACTAAACGATCTCTATAGGATACGTCGATTTGGGTCCACTGAAAAGCACGAGCCCGCCAGCCGATTGAGGGAGGCGCAAGAGCCCCTTACGGCTTTGGATGTTCGTCTTTTACGGTGTTTGAGGTCCGACGCTGCGACTAAGAGTCGATCTCGACCCGTTCGCCATGGGCGTCACGACAATCCATCTCGAGGTGTTCTGGGAATAACCCTTCGCTTCCGAGGATTTGGACCGCCATTTTACCGACGTCTTCCATCTCCATCACCTCACGACGTTTCTTGTTGTTCAAGTGTGCGGCGACTTCATCGTTGACGCGAATCGTGACGCGCTCGATGTGCTTGTTTTGAACCGCCAAGGCGAGCATCCGAATCACTTCGATCGACATGCTCTCGGCGGTCTTGACCAAGCCACGACCTTGGCAACATGGGCAATCGGTGTAGATGCTGCGTTTCAAACTTGGGCGGATTCGTTGCCGCGTCATTTCGATCAAGCCGAACGGGCTGGTCCGCAAGATCTTCGTTCTCGCACGATCGTTTGCCATCGCGTCGCGCAAGGCTCGTTCGAGTTTGCGGCGATGGCTTTCCTTTCGCATGTCGATAAAGTCATTGACGATGACGCCACCGAGGTCTCGCAAACGCAATTGACGAGCGATCTCTTTGGCCGCCGCCATGTTCAAGCGGAACGCATTTTCTTCGGCGGCATCGGTCCCTCGGAAATTGCCGCTGTTGACGTCGATCGCCACCAAGGCTTCGGTCGGGTCAATCACGATCGATCCACCTTCGGGAAGCGGCACTTGGCGTTGATTGATCCGCATGATCTCTTCTTCAAGTTTGTACTTGTGAAACAGCGGTTGCGCGCCGTCATGCAACTTCAATCGGTCAACCACGCGCGGCATGACCATCCGTAAGAAGTCCTTGGCTTTCTCGTACGATTCACGCTCGTCGATAATGATTTGGTCAATGTCTTCGCTGTAAATGTCGCGAATCGTTCGAATGAT contains:
- a CDS encoding Rne/Rng family ribonuclease; the encoded protein is MKKEMLINVLQPEECRIAVLENDRLDELYIERKSVEAFAGNIYRGKIVNLEPSIQAAFVDFGVGRNGFLHISDVEPQYFRQGGYDPEEVMRESDEMAEAAAKRARDSGHGRKHAFKGGRPRVKPPIQEIFRRGDEVLVQVIKEGIGTKGPTLSTYISIPGRYLVLMPALGRVGVSRKIEDDDDRKRLKRCLLSLNPPKGLGFIVRTAGAGRSEPELQRDLEYLLRLWKAIVRRVKGSNDPGVLYEESDLIIRTIRDIYSEDIDQIIIDERESYEKAKDFLRMVMPRVVDRLKLHDGAQPLFHKYKLEEEIMRINQRQVPLPEGGSIVIDPTEALVAIDVNSGNFRGTDAAEENAFRLNMAAAKEIARQLRLRDLGGVIVNDFIDMRKESHRRKLERALRDAMANDRARTKILRTSPFGLIEMTRQRIRPSLKRSIYTDCPCCQGRGLVKTAESMSIEVIRMLALAVQNKHIERVTIRVNDEVAAHLNNKKRREVMEMEDVGKMAVQILGSEGLFPEHLEMDCRDAHGERVEIDS
- a CDS encoding MutS family DNA mismatch repair protein translates to MTDSTAISGTNVGNGDDALDRYRTQLQQIEAARSLLKIRDRKFGTARVVLFLLAIVFLFLGTHFGGMPSAWPIGWIALAGFLTTVILNEPVRDQLESLRRERSVVRRLIARIERDWQRLATATLSRQLSEIELPTAQHDVATDLDLLGKASLFHLVSMTATTPGIRTLASWLTGPAIAAEAIPRTRAIETLAPLREERIRFYMLSRKVAESSGDPDRFASWAGGERWLESRRWLSIWANVSAILAGVFFVGVLASVLGISAAGNPKLHLAGLIGLGFINLLMTSIMLGPAHSIFSIAMASRSAVADYAELFDAAHELPVDDANGEMSKLGQIRDTLLTGERSAAEGMRSLQKVASAGSLRQSAATFLVYLPLQAFALWDVRVLHRLEQWQQQYGDVVSNWFEALGQFESLVSLAALRDEYPQWTFPQWKTTSDGGGTLAAVSIGHPLLNDTDRVTNDVSVGPSGTLLLVTGSNMSGKSTMLRSIGLNVALAATGAPVCASEFALPSMELATSIRVSDNLSEGVSFYMAELHRLKQVVDHARRLAQQDDRVLLFLLDEILQGTNSRERQIAVVQVLRHLINLQSIGAISTHDLELADEPDLHSMAHTVHFRETITKGDDGHDTMTFDYKMREGVSPTTNALRLLEMVGL